The following are encoded together in the Chanodichthys erythropterus isolate Z2021 chromosome 16, ASM2448905v1, whole genome shotgun sequence genome:
- the pccb gene encoding propionyl-CoA carboxylase beta chain, mitochondrial, with the protein MATYTLMRSSLGLLHGLKCSFKSVGQIPYGAVTQSRVLQNARCYSISHVSVQERIEKKRKAALTGGGQLRIAAQHKRGKLTARERVELLLDPDSFVEYDMFVEHRCSDFGMEADHNKYPGDSVVTGQGRINGRLVYVFSQDFTVFGGSLSGAHAQKVCKIMDQAMMVGAPVIGLNDSGGARIQEGVESLAGYADIFLRNVMASGVVPQISLIMGPCAGGAVYSPALTDFTFMVKDTSYLFITGPDVVKSVTNEDVTQEELGGAKTHTAVSGVAHRAFENDVDALLNLRDFFNFLPLSNKDPAPVIECHDPRDRLVPGLDTVVPFETTKAYDMLDIVHGIVDEREFFEIMPNYAKNIVVGFARMNGRTVGIVGNQPKVASGCLDINSSVKGARFVRFCDAFNIPIITFVDVPGFLPGTAQEYGGIIRHGAKLLYAFAEATVPKITVITRKAYGGAYDVMSSKHLRGDVNYAWPSAEVAVMGAKGAVQIIFRGKENQAEAEAEYVEKFANPFPAAVRGFVDDIIQPSTTRKRICRDLEVLASKKQTNPWKKHANIPL; encoded by the exons ATGGCGACGTACACGTTAATGCGGAGTAGCCTGGGACTCTTACATGGCctaaaatgttcttttaaaagTGTAGGTCAGATTCCGTACGGGGCAGTTACCCAGTCGAGAGTACTGCAAAATGCAAGGTGCTATTCTATTAGCCATGTGTCTGTACAGGAGAGAATTGAGAAGAAACGAAAGGCAGCGCTTACAGGGGGAGGACAGCTGAGGATAGCTGCACAGCACAAAAGG GGTAAACTGACAGCGCGCGAGAGAGTGGAGCTCTTGCTGGACCCGGACTCGTTCGTGGAGTATGACATGTTTGTGGAGCATCGCTGTTCTGACTTTGGCATGGAGGCAGATCATAATAAG TATCCAGGAGACAGTGTAGTGACTGGACAGGGAAGGATCAATGGCAGACTGGTCTATGTTTTCAGCCAG GACTTCACCGTGTTCGGAGGCAGTTTATCAGGAGCTCATGCTCAGAAGGTCTGCAAG ATCATGGACCAGGCAATGATGGTTGGAGCCCCAGTAATCGGTCTCAATGACTCCGGTGGAGCCCGCATTCAGGAAGGCGTCGAGTCCCTTGCAGGATATGCTGATATATTCTTG CGGAACGTGATGGCCTCAGGTGTAGTCCCTCAAATCTCTCTCATCATGGGCCCGTGTGCAGGTGGTGCCGTCTATTCACCTGCTCTGACAGATTTTACCTTCATGGTAAAG GATACCTCATACCTTTTTATCACAGGCCCAGATGTGGTAAAATCTGTAACAAACGAGGATGTTACCCAGGAGGAGCTGGGTGGAGCAAAAACCCACACCGCTGTGTCGG GTGTTGCTCATCGGGCCTTTGAGAATGACGTTGATGCCCTTCTGAACTTGCGAGACTTTTTCAACTTTCTCCCACTGAGCAACAAAGATCCAGCTCCAGTCATTGAGTGCCATGATCCTCG TGACCGACTGGTTCCTGGTTTGGACACTGTCGTTCCTTTTGAAACCACAAAAGCCTATGACATGCTGGACATTGTTCATGGT ATAGTAGATGAGAGAGAATTCTTTGAGATTATGCCCAACTACGCCAAAAATATTGTGGTGGGATTTGCCAGGATGAATGGTCGGACTGTAGGCATAGTAGGAAACCAGCCAAAAGTGGCTTCTG gcTGTTTGGACATAAATTCATCTGTTAAAGGGGCTCGCTTTGTTCGTTTCTGTGACGCCTTCAACATTCCCATCATCACATTTGTGGATGTGCCTGGATTCCTGCCAG GCACAGCTCAAGAGTACGGGGGCATCATCAGACACGGAGCCAAACTGCTGTATGCTTTTGCCGAGGCCACAGTTCCAAAAATCACTGTCATCACTAGGAAG GCATATGGAGGTGCTTATGATGTGATGAGTTCCAAACATTTGAGAGGAGACGTCAACTATGCCTGGCCATCCGCTGAGGTCGCAGTGATGGGTGCAAAG GGTGCTGTTCAAATCATCTTCAGAGGAAAGGAGAATCAAGCCGAGGCCGAAGCTGAATATGTGGAGAAGTTTGCCAATCCCTTCCCTGCTGCTGTCAGAG GCTTTGTAGATGACATCATTCAGCCCTCAACCACACGCAAGAGGATCTGTAGAGACCTGGAGGTGCTTGCCAGCAAGAAACAGACCAACCCCTGgaaaaaacatgctaacattccTTTATAA